In Toxoplasma gondii ME49 chromosome X, whole genome shotgun sequence, a single genomic region encodes these proteins:
- a CDS encoding Toxoplasma gondii family B protein (encoded by transcript TGME49_301890~Predicted trans-membrane domain (TMHMM2.0):95-118), which produces MMNLPSAATAAFFTVYFGDLRDFRIRSLVGATNVVDSITAIDGKADDSGATLVASSPATQGEAEHQVTQVEIFSKSSRNIPNKKTTMALHRIKKANAITTFWLLTGVLGLMLVSVKLLKCRQDLLRNTGRGPEGNTVRRLAEGGDYNDKCLQEVRSDGEAAVGGD; this is translated from the exons ATGATGAATCTACCATCGGCAGCCACTGCCGCCTTTTTCACAGTATATTTTGGCGACCTGCGCGACTTTCGTATCAGGAGTCTGGTAGGGGCGACAAATGTTGTGGATTCGATAACAGCTATCGATGGCAAGGCCGATGATAGCGGCGCGACCCTCGTGGCCTCATCCCCAGCCACACAGGGCGAAGCGGAACATCAGGTGACACAGGTTGAGATTTTTTCGAAGAGCTCAAGGAA CATCCCCAACAAGAAGACAACCATGGCGTTACATCGCATTAAGAAGGCGAATGCGATCACAACGTTCTGGCTGCTGACAGGCGTCTTGGGTCTCATGCTTGTTTCTGTCAAGCTACTTAAGTGCCGGCAAGACCTGCTGAGAAACACCGGTAGAGGACCTGAAGGAAACACGGTGCGGAGACTTGCAGAAGGCGGCGATTACAACGACAAATGT CTCCAGGAAGTACGTTCCGATGGCGAAGCAGCCGTTGGAGGTGACTAG